From one Aulosira sp. FACHB-615 genomic stretch:
- a CDS encoding tetratricopeptide repeat protein: MDNNLAVVYLSIVVAILTFAVVSVFRQILKTRRLESAFSKLRKKLEKEKGTTQEYYELACIYSEKKLYVQAIALFQKALKAAEEEGEEATAPIYNGLGYAYFAQEQYDLAIRQYKEALKIKPDYVVALNNIGHAYERKKLNTQALQSYEEALKLAPNNSTAKRRAESLRRLVSA, encoded by the coding sequence ATGGATAATAATCTAGCTGTTGTTTACCTCTCGATTGTGGTGGCAATTCTGACATTCGCGGTTGTGAGTGTTTTTCGGCAAATTCTCAAAACTCGCAGGTTGGAAAGTGCATTTTCCAAACTGCGAAAAAAACTGGAGAAAGAAAAAGGTACAACTCAGGAATATTACGAGTTAGCCTGTATCTATTCTGAAAAAAAATTGTACGTGCAAGCGATCGCGTTATTTCAAAAGGCTCTCAAAGCTGCTGAAGAAGAAGGGGAAGAAGCAACTGCTCCTATTTATAATGGGCTTGGTTACGCTTACTTTGCTCAAGAACAATATGACTTAGCAATTCGCCAATACAAAGAAGCTTTGAAAATTAAACCCGATTATGTAGTAGCTTTAAATAACATCGGTCACGCCTATGAGCGCAAAAAATTAAATACTCAGGCGCTACAAAGTTACGAAGAAGCTCTCAAATTAGCTCCTAATAATTCCACCGCTAAACGTCGTGCTGAATCTTTACGCCGTTTAGTTTCTGCATAG